A genomic window from Salvia hispanica cultivar TCC Black 2014 chromosome 5, UniMelb_Shisp_WGS_1.0, whole genome shotgun sequence includes:
- the LOC125191122 gene encoding putative nuclease HARBI1 isoform X1, producing the protein MDGFEDEQWDWFENCLGALDGTHVEVSVPLNHQGRYRNRKGRITTNVLAVCSRDLSFTYILPGWEGSAADSRVLRDALTRNYPFIVPKDKYFLVDVGYTNGPGFLAPYRGIRYHLNEWSTRGNNPQNPKELYNLRHATARNVIERAFGLFKKRWKILREISFFLCQNACEDYQCLCYSSQSYSSRIT; encoded by the exons ATGGATGGCTTCGAGGATGAACAATGGGATTGGTTTGAA AACTGTCTCGGGGCACTTGATGGAACACATGTTGAAGTAAGTGTTCCATTGAATCATCAAGGAAGATACAGAAATAGAAAGGGTAGGATAACAACCAATGTTTTGGCTGTGTGTTCTCGTGATTTGAGCTTTACATACATTTTACCTGGATGGGAAGGATCTGCAGCAGATAGCAGAGTATTACGAGATGCACTTACTAGAAATTATCCATTCATAGTACCTAAAG ATAAGTATTTTCTAGTAGATGTTGGATATACCAATGGACCTGGCTTTCTAGCTCCTTATAGAGGTATTCGATACCATCTCAATGAGTGGTCCACTAGAGGCAACAATCCACAAAATCCAAAGGAGTTATATAATCTGAGACATGCAACTGCTAGGAATGTGATAGAAAGAGCTTTTGGGTTATTCAAAAAGCGATGGAAAATTCTTAGagaaatatctttttttttatgtcaaaacGCATGTGAAGATTATCAATGCTTGTGCTATTCTTCACAATCTTATTCGAGTAGAATCACCTAA
- the LOC125191122 gene encoding putative nuclease HARBI1 isoform X2, producing the protein MDGFEDEQWDWFENCLGALDGTHVEVSVPLNHQGRYRNRKGRITTNVLAVCSRDLSFTYILPGWEGSAADSRVLRDALTRNYPFIVPKDKYFLVDVGYTNGPGFLAPYRDYQCLCYSSQSYSSRIT; encoded by the exons ATGGATGGCTTCGAGGATGAACAATGGGATTGGTTTGAA AACTGTCTCGGGGCACTTGATGGAACACATGTTGAAGTAAGTGTTCCATTGAATCATCAAGGAAGATACAGAAATAGAAAGGGTAGGATAACAACCAATGTTTTGGCTGTGTGTTCTCGTGATTTGAGCTTTACATACATTTTACCTGGATGGGAAGGATCTGCAGCAGATAGCAGAGTATTACGAGATGCACTTACTAGAAATTATCCATTCATAGTACCTAAAG ATAAGTATTTTCTAGTAGATGTTGGATATACCAATGGACCTGGCTTTCTAGCTCCTTATAGAG ATTATCAATGCTTGTGCTATTCTTCACAATCTTATTCGAGTAGAATCACCTAA